One window from the genome of Echinicola vietnamensis DSM 17526 encodes:
- a CDS encoding TolC family protein, whose amino-acid sequence MFKITLPVVLITLVWTNVHSQTQLPIKKLLETATKNYPGILAAEAKKEASGEMVKSTRRTLIPDINASAQANYSTYNNLTGMFYPEYILPVSGPPSTENLNDMVWGSAAGLLMKWEPYTFGRRGNKVKAAESSYQASSALNKLTLLEHQVRLSGTYLDYLLADQILDVLESDRQRAKVNYEQAVSLATSGLVSGVDTARFHTELSKANIKILQQQNTLLEYEAILSELIAADLPENLADSTFFKVLPRLSGSTEMTHPREQLAMADWETSQYLFKAEKLSWMPTLSVLGTAYGRGSGVELDNNGNTFVDNPTDGFHLNRFNYGIGIQLAMPLTQISRYQARWKVKELEAEADKQELEKVRLALNKQKSVADNTLITALAIAGETPVQFQDARYAYEAIQSQYQAGLITFTELIEARNELVAAEIELRKSYWEAWKALLYIAAVNGDLEIFFNQL is encoded by the coding sequence ATGTTTAAGATCACCCTACCGGTAGTCCTCATTACCCTTGTCTGGACGAATGTACATTCCCAGACCCAGCTTCCTATAAAAAAGCTACTGGAAACAGCCACAAAAAACTACCCTGGAATTCTTGCCGCAGAGGCAAAGAAAGAGGCATCGGGAGAAATGGTCAAATCCACCAGGCGTACATTGATACCCGATATTAATGCTTCTGCCCAAGCTAACTATTCGACTTATAACAACCTCACCGGGATGTTTTATCCTGAATACATTTTACCGGTGAGCGGCCCCCCATCTACTGAGAATCTTAACGATATGGTCTGGGGATCGGCTGCCGGTTTGCTGATGAAATGGGAGCCTTACACCTTCGGGCGTAGGGGCAACAAGGTAAAGGCAGCCGAAAGCAGTTATCAGGCAAGTTCAGCCCTGAACAAACTTACCTTGTTGGAACACCAAGTGCGGTTATCTGGGACCTACCTGGATTACCTCCTTGCCGATCAAATCCTGGATGTACTGGAAAGTGATCGGCAAAGAGCCAAAGTCAATTACGAACAAGCCGTAAGCCTGGCTACTTCCGGATTGGTTTCGGGGGTGGATACCGCACGCTTTCATACCGAACTTTCCAAAGCAAATATTAAGATCCTACAGCAACAAAACACCCTTCTTGAATATGAAGCAATACTGTCAGAATTGATTGCGGCTGATTTACCTGAAAACCTGGCGGATTCTACTTTTTTTAAAGTACTGCCCCGGCTATCAGGATCTACAGAAATGACTCATCCGAGAGAACAACTGGCCATGGCTGACTGGGAAACCTCACAATACCTGTTCAAAGCAGAGAAATTAAGCTGGATGCCCACCCTAAGTGTATTGGGTACTGCTTATGGCCGGGGTTCCGGTGTAGAGCTTGACAACAACGGCAACACCTTTGTCGATAACCCGACTGACGGGTTTCATCTCAACCGGTTCAATTATGGCATTGGTATACAACTGGCCATGCCACTGACCCAGATCAGCCGCTATCAAGCCCGCTGGAAAGTAAAGGAACTGGAAGCGGAAGCTGATAAACAGGAACTGGAAAAGGTTCGTCTGGCTCTGAATAAGCAAAAGTCCGTTGCTGATAACACATTAATCACTGCACTGGCCATTGCCGGAGAAACCCCTGTACAATTCCAGGATGCCCGTTATGCGTATGAGGCCATACAATCCCAGTACCAGGCAGGGCTGATAACCTTTACAGAACTGATTGAAGCCCGGAATGAGCTGGTAGCAGCAGAAATCGAACTCCGAAAATCCTATTGGGAAGCCTGGAAAGCATTACTGTATATCGCTGCTGTAAATGGTGACCTGGAAATCTTTTTTAACCAATTATAA
- the chrA gene encoding chromate efflux transporter, protein MIDKQVSFKEAFKVWVRVAIHSFGGPAGQIAVIHKILVEEKKWISENRFLHALNYCMLLPGPEAQQLATYIGWLLHRSKGGLVAGILFVLPGFISILILSILYAAYRDIGIVEAIFFGIKPAVLAIVIGAVIKIGKRALKNEVMVTMAALAFVAIFFFQVDFPYIVVVAGLTGFIGGKLWEEKFYVIKGHGEKSEEESAYFIDSHIRPVKPSLVKTLKTVFLFFSLWALPLVLIALWVGVENIFFSEGLFFSKTAVVTFGGAYSVLAYIAQKAVEDYGWLKSGEMLDGLGMAETTPGPLIQVVQFVGFMGAYRFAGSLDPMMAGILASILVTWTTFIPCFLFIFTGAPYIEYLRGNKNLTTALSGITAAVVGVVLNLGVWFALHTLFGKVNESHSLGIRWLIPEWATIDVPSLVIGLIAAFVYFILKWEMLKTILVSVICGILYYFTFL, encoded by the coding sequence ATGATCGATAAACAGGTCTCCTTTAAAGAAGCCTTCAAAGTATGGGTTCGGGTAGCTATTCATAGCTTTGGAGGGCCTGCCGGGCAGATTGCCGTGATCCATAAAATTCTGGTAGAGGAAAAAAAATGGATCAGTGAGAACCGTTTTCTGCACGCCCTAAATTACTGCATGTTATTGCCGGGACCGGAAGCGCAGCAACTGGCGACCTATATCGGCTGGTTACTCCACAGAAGCAAAGGGGGGCTGGTTGCGGGGATATTGTTTGTCCTGCCCGGTTTTATCTCCATATTAATACTGAGTATTCTCTATGCGGCATACCGGGATATAGGAATTGTAGAGGCAATATTTTTTGGCATTAAACCCGCTGTTTTGGCCATCGTTATTGGCGCAGTCATCAAGATAGGGAAAAGGGCATTAAAAAATGAGGTTATGGTGACCATGGCAGCACTGGCTTTTGTCGCCATTTTTTTCTTCCAGGTCGATTTTCCCTATATCGTTGTGGTAGCCGGTTTAACAGGTTTTATAGGCGGAAAACTTTGGGAGGAAAAATTTTATGTAATCAAGGGACATGGAGAAAAAAGTGAGGAAGAGAGTGCCTACTTCATAGATAGCCACATCCGGCCGGTAAAACCATCCCTGGTAAAAACCCTGAAAACCGTATTCCTCTTTTTTAGTTTATGGGCACTGCCGTTAGTACTGATCGCCCTGTGGGTAGGAGTGGAGAACATTTTCTTTTCGGAAGGCCTGTTTTTCAGCAAAACGGCTGTGGTTACCTTTGGTGGAGCTTACTCCGTATTGGCCTATATCGCTCAGAAAGCAGTGGAAGACTATGGTTGGTTGAAAAGCGGCGAGATGCTGGACGGACTGGGTATGGCAGAAACCACACCTGGTCCACTTATCCAGGTCGTACAATTTGTCGGGTTTATGGGTGCGTATCGTTTTGCCGGTTCCCTGGACCCAATGATGGCGGGAATCTTAGCTTCCATACTGGTAACCTGGACTACCTTTATTCCCTGCTTTCTGTTTATATTCACAGGGGCTCCATACATAGAATATCTCAGGGGAAATAAAAACCTGACCACGGCCCTCTCCGGAATTACAGCTGCTGTAGTAGGTGTAGTACTCAATCTTGGGGTGTGGTTCGCTCTCCATACACTTTTTGGGAAAGTAAACGAAAGCCATTCCCTGGGAATAAGATGGTTGATCCCGGAGTGGGCTACAATTGACGTTCCTTCATTGGTTATAGGATTAATTGCGGCATTTGTCTATTTCATCCTGAAATGGGAGATGCTGAAAACAATTCTTGTTAGTGTAATATGCGGCATACTGTATTATTTCACCTTTTTATAA
- a CDS encoding superoxide dismutase, giving the protein MMNRKDFIRNSAILGGASILPINNVFSQNVTENGIDKLVDSNGNFIQKPLPYNKTFLEPHMDEETLHLHYEFHHGGAVKGANKDLESIKKHLQSGEMDQVDLWTRKLAYHFSSHVLHSIFWTNLTNKKTQPKAELLKQIEKDFGSFDHLKTYISKISKSVEGSGWGILGYQPYSRSLTLLQCENHQKLTQWGVVPLLVIDVWEHAYYLKYKNRRAEFVDTVLEIINWDNVAERLITAKQLHG; this is encoded by the coding sequence ATGATGAACAGAAAAGATTTCATAAGGAATTCCGCAATATTGGGTGGAGCGAGCATTCTTCCCATCAACAACGTTTTTTCACAGAATGTGACTGAAAACGGCATTGATAAACTGGTGGACAGCAATGGTAATTTCATTCAGAAACCACTTCCATATAACAAGACATTCTTAGAGCCACACATGGATGAAGAAACCCTGCACCTGCATTATGAATTTCATCATGGCGGCGCGGTAAAAGGGGCGAATAAAGACCTGGAAAGCATAAAAAAGCACCTTCAATCGGGCGAGATGGATCAGGTGGATCTGTGGACAAGAAAGCTGGCCTATCATTTTTCAAGCCATGTCCTGCACTCCATCTTCTGGACAAACCTGACCAATAAAAAAACACAGCCCAAAGCGGAATTGCTGAAACAGATAGAAAAGGACTTTGGCTCATTTGATCACCTGAAAACATATATCTCCAAAATCTCAAAATCAGTAGAAGGAAGCGGCTGGGGAATATTGGGGTATCAGCCGTATTCACGGTCCCTCACTTTATTGCAATGTGAAAACCACCAGAAGCTCACCCAGTGGGGCGTGGTTCCGTTATTGGTCATAGATGTCTGGGAACATGCTTATTATCTGAAATACAAAAACAGGAGAGCAGAATTTGTCGACACTGTATTGGAAATTATTAATTGGGATAATGTGGCAGAACGGCTTATAACTGCTAAACAACTGCACGGATAA
- a CDS encoding sensor histidine kinase: MKLLTYTSRIQLLYFLILFGIFSILFYLVLSWNVLQNVDEVLYNRKVNLLAYLEENPEAPFKEDNPLDDFTFYPVEKAAFQESYESYTDTLIYEPVDDEFDEYRRLTTFAKLQGKHYRLEIVKPHLEAAEMISTIAITLGGLLLGLALSFYLSQHIISKKIWKPFFETLGELRYFRLDKQQLPELSPSRIDEFRMLNESIIELARKNMEVFVSQKQFIENASHEMQTPLSIIQSKLEALIGQAELTQEQAEILEGIIGSTQRLKKLNKTLLLLSKIENRQFLLAEQVDINTIINRSMEYYEEQKASLNISVKTETQDSLIVQGNVMLTEILVQNLLKNAFLHNKKNGRVNIQMKERKLMIANTGHEKQEKGTVLEKDKLFSRFYKQSGNPDTWGLGLAIARKIAETSGWELHYHQEEGLHVFELNFR; the protein is encoded by the coding sequence ATGAAACTACTTACCTACACCTCTCGGATTCAATTGCTTTATTTCCTGATCTTGTTCGGGATTTTTTCCATATTGTTTTACCTGGTGCTAAGCTGGAACGTACTTCAAAATGTAGATGAAGTGTTGTACAACCGCAAAGTCAACCTGCTGGCTTACCTTGAAGAAAACCCTGAAGCTCCCTTCAAAGAAGATAACCCGCTGGACGATTTTACCTTTTATCCTGTTGAAAAAGCTGCTTTTCAGGAAAGCTACGAAAGCTACACTGACACCCTCATTTATGAGCCTGTTGATGATGAGTTCGATGAATACCGCAGGCTGACCACTTTTGCGAAATTACAGGGAAAGCATTACCGGCTGGAAATTGTAAAGCCCCACCTGGAAGCGGCTGAAATGATCAGCACCATTGCCATTACACTGGGAGGTTTATTACTGGGTTTAGCGCTTTCTTTTTATTTATCACAACACATAATCTCCAAAAAAATATGGAAACCGTTTTTTGAAACGCTGGGAGAACTCCGGTATTTTCGTCTTGACAAGCAGCAGTTACCTGAATTATCACCCTCCCGGATAGATGAGTTCCGGATGCTGAATGAATCCATTATTGAACTTGCCCGAAAAAATATGGAAGTGTTTGTAAGCCAGAAGCAATTTATTGAAAACGCCTCCCATGAAATGCAGACACCCCTGTCCATTATCCAGTCAAAGCTGGAAGCGCTTATCGGACAGGCAGAACTCACACAGGAGCAGGCGGAAATTCTGGAAGGCATTATCGGCTCTACACAACGCTTAAAAAAGCTGAATAAGACCCTCTTGCTCCTATCTAAAATTGAAAACCGGCAGTTTCTTCTTGCAGAACAGGTTGATATAAACACCATTATCAACCGTTCAATGGAATATTACGAAGAACAGAAAGCTTCCTTAAATATATCAGTGAAAACCGAAACACAAGATAGCTTGATTGTGCAGGGTAATGTGATGCTTACCGAGATACTGGTACAGAACCTGCTTAAAAATGCTTTTCTGCATAACAAGAAAAACGGCAGGGTGAACATTCAAATGAAAGAGAGAAAGCTCATGATTGCCAACACCGGGCATGAAAAGCAAGAAAAAGGAACGGTATTAGAAAAGGACAAATTGTTCAGCCGTTTCTACAAGCAATCCGGGAATCCCGATACCTGGGGGTTGGGCCTGGCCATTGCCCGCAAGATTGCCGAAACAAGTGGCTGGGAGCTCCACTACCACCAGGAAGAAGGGCTGCATGTTTTTGAGTTGAATTTTCGGTAA
- a CDS encoding response regulator transcription factor, protein MKLLIVEDEPQLLKSLEEFASEEGFIYDSAMGLQSAMERISLYNYDCIILDINLPDGSGFDLLETLYTEDKTDGVIILSARNSLDDKLKGLGLGADDYLTKPFYFSELNARIKAIIRRKQFKTNKLFRFANLVIEPDQYLVGVDDLENLISFTKKEYAILTHLINNHKRVISKVSLAEYIWGDYVDEAQSFNFLFSQIRNLKRKLKEAGAQVEINNIYGVGYQIKGL, encoded by the coding sequence ATGAAGTTGTTAATTGTCGAAGATGAGCCGCAATTGTTAAAAAGCCTGGAAGAGTTTGCTTCCGAAGAAGGATTTATTTATGATTCCGCAATGGGGCTCCAGTCTGCTATGGAGCGTATTTCACTGTATAATTACGATTGCATAATTCTGGATATTAACCTTCCCGATGGTAGCGGTTTTGACCTTTTGGAGACGCTTTATACAGAAGACAAGACGGACGGGGTGATCATTCTTTCAGCACGGAATTCGCTGGATGACAAATTGAAGGGGCTGGGGCTAGGGGCCGATGACTACCTCACCAAGCCGTTTTACTTTTCCGAACTCAATGCCAGGATAAAAGCCATCATCCGCAGAAAACAATTCAAAACCAACAAACTTTTCCGCTTTGCCAACCTGGTTATAGAACCTGACCAATATCTGGTAGGTGTAGATGACCTCGAAAATCTTATTTCATTTACCAAAAAAGAGTATGCCATTCTTACCCACCTGATCAATAACCATAAACGGGTGATCTCCAAAGTGTCATTGGCCGAGTATATTTGGGGCGATTACGTGGATGAGGCCCAGAGTTTCAATTTCCTGTTCTCGCAGATCAGGAACCTCAAAAGAAAGTTGAAAGAAGCCGGGGCACAGGTAGAGATCAACAACATCTATGGAGTAGGTTATCAAATCAAAGGATTATGA
- a CDS encoding recombinase family protein, translating into MESAYLYIRVSTDEQKRKGYSLPEQEERLLQYCGFHNITVMGIYREDFSAKSFNRPEWKKLIAAIKGNKGRKPENILFVKWDRFSRNIQYAYEMIGILRNLNTQAVAIDQPIDFDIPESSVMLAVYLSIPEAENNRRALNTSNGMRRAKQAGRYPGKAPLGYINQISPDGKKFIAPKHPEADIIIWSFQQLAKRSFTIEEVRRMACTKGLKCGKSNFWKLIRNPAYCGIVTVPPRGSEEMEFVKALHKPLISEELFNEVQASIKRKTRPRGKTEELKKIFPLRGYLTCPLCGRKLTGSVSKGSSNSYPYYHCLGGKCKARFNADRINSLYNEKLEKLVLKQGVIELFKLILKEVNASVQQSEYLRERRLLLDKIDEREILMSKARKLYINDKIEFEDFSELKKEYNLASEGLKNDLNRINARLQLYDKYNYMEDESYSDIFSRYRDFDIGDQRKIINGIMPGNINTKTRDLDSLVLNNTLSKILTIANNQSAALSAQP; encoded by the coding sequence ATGGAATCAGCTTATTTATACATCCGGGTAAGCACGGATGAACAGAAAAGAAAAGGGTACTCCCTTCCCGAGCAGGAAGAACGACTGTTGCAATATTGCGGTTTCCACAATATCACAGTCATGGGCATTTATCGCGAAGATTTTTCAGCGAAAAGCTTCAATCGTCCTGAATGGAAAAAACTCATAGCTGCGATCAAGGGGAATAAAGGCAGGAAACCCGAGAACATTTTATTTGTCAAATGGGACCGGTTCAGCCGCAACATACAATATGCCTATGAAATGATCGGGATCCTGCGAAATCTCAATACGCAGGCGGTGGCCATTGACCAACCCATTGATTTTGATATTCCTGAGAGTTCGGTCATGCTTGCGGTGTATTTATCGATTCCCGAAGCTGAAAATAACCGAAGGGCTTTGAATACATCAAATGGTATGCGCCGGGCAAAACAGGCCGGTAGGTATCCTGGGAAGGCTCCTTTAGGGTACATCAACCAGATCTCTCCCGATGGGAAAAAATTCATCGCTCCAAAGCACCCCGAAGCAGATATTATCATATGGTCCTTTCAGCAATTGGCAAAGCGATCTTTCACTATTGAGGAAGTCAGGAGAATGGCCTGTACAAAAGGATTGAAATGTGGAAAATCCAACTTCTGGAAACTTATCCGCAACCCTGCATACTGTGGCATTGTTACTGTTCCTCCAAGAGGTAGTGAAGAAATGGAATTTGTTAAAGCACTTCATAAACCTTTAATATCTGAGGAGTTATTCAATGAAGTCCAAGCTTCCATCAAACGCAAAACGAGGCCTAGAGGAAAAACGGAGGAACTAAAAAAAATATTTCCGTTAAGAGGATACTTGACCTGCCCACTATGCGGCCGGAAATTAACCGGCAGTGTTTCAAAAGGCAGTAGCAACAGTTATCCATACTATCATTGCCTTGGAGGGAAGTGCAAAGCAAGATTCAATGCTGACCGGATAAATAGCTTATATAACGAAAAGCTGGAAAAACTGGTGCTTAAACAAGGGGTTATTGAGTTGTTCAAACTTATTCTTAAGGAGGTAAATGCATCCGTGCAGCAATCTGAGTATTTACGAGAGAGAAGGCTGCTACTGGATAAAATAGACGAACGGGAGATATTGATGTCAAAAGCCAGGAAACTGTACATCAATGACAAAATAGAATTTGAGGATTTCAGTGAACTCAAAAAGGAATACAACCTTGCTTCAGAAGGCCTGAAAAACGATCTGAACAGGATTAATGCCAGACTTCAATTGTATGACAAATACAATTACATGGAAGATGAGTCATATTCAGATATTTTCAGCAGATATAGAGACTTTGACATCGGTGACCAGAGAAAAATCATAAACGGGATAATGCCGGGAAATATAAACACCAAAACCCGCGACCTCGATTCTTTGGTGTTAAACAATACTCTTTCAAAAATTTTAACCATCGCAAACAATCAGTCCGCAGCCTTGTCTGCCCAACCCTAA
- a CDS encoding TolC family protein, with amino-acid sequence MIKNIVFALCGCLLSLSVFAQTTSIESILKQVEQNNQELKALSEYMDSKRLELKSGNNLPDPQLGAYYLPFGDHSTADYTEFQISQSFEFPTVYSARGSLIDKQSAQLELDYQTKRQDILTQAKVHCLNLIYLNKRLNTETLRVEQARQVFEQAQKLYEKEQIGILELNKAKVAWMQEQFKVRQIENDVKNTLLQLTNLNGGTEIDFTSEEYSASLVLAGKDSIWQEKQAQDPELMQLKQQEAIAQQSLNLAKSKSLPNLTAGYNSQGVAGERFSGIYAGISIPLWSNRNKVKAAQSQLGYQQTFTSSRTLQAYAFFEKQYNDYQIMLSKFQEYETTLSGLNSDELLLQAYQLGELSFLEYYMELQFYRQAYDAMLNMQYQLHISQNQLLKHQL; translated from the coding sequence ATGATTAAAAATATTGTGTTCGCCCTGTGCGGATGCTTGTTGTCATTGAGTGTTTTTGCCCAGACGACATCTATTGAAAGCATCCTCAAACAGGTCGAACAAAACAACCAGGAGTTAAAGGCCCTGTCCGAATATATGGATAGTAAAAGGCTTGAGTTGAAATCCGGCAATAATTTGCCCGACCCCCAATTGGGAGCTTATTACCTTCCTTTTGGAGACCATAGCACAGCCGATTATACCGAATTTCAGATTAGTCAGTCTTTTGAATTTCCAACGGTTTACAGCGCTCGTGGTAGTCTTATTGACAAACAGTCTGCTCAATTGGAATTGGACTACCAAACGAAAAGACAGGACATACTGACACAGGCCAAAGTCCACTGCCTGAACCTTATCTACCTGAATAAAAGACTGAATACCGAAACTCTTCGTGTAGAGCAAGCCAGGCAGGTGTTTGAACAGGCACAGAAACTTTACGAAAAGGAACAGATAGGTATCCTGGAACTGAATAAAGCCAAAGTAGCATGGATGCAGGAGCAGTTTAAGGTTCGGCAGATTGAAAATGATGTAAAAAACACTCTGTTACAACTCACTAATTTGAACGGGGGTACGGAAATAGATTTCACTTCCGAAGAGTACAGTGCATCCCTGGTTTTGGCTGGTAAAGACTCCATTTGGCAAGAAAAGCAGGCGCAAGACCCTGAATTGATGCAGTTGAAACAACAAGAGGCTATTGCTCAACAGTCATTGAACCTGGCTAAAAGCAAATCCTTGCCTAATCTGACGGCGGGCTACAATAGCCAGGGTGTTGCCGGTGAGCGGTTTTCCGGGATTTATGCCGGTATTTCTATTCCATTATGGAGTAACCGCAATAAGGTTAAAGCCGCTCAATCTCAATTGGGTTATCAGCAAACTTTTACTTCATCAAGGACATTGCAAGCCTATGCCTTTTTTGAAAAGCAATACAATGATTATCAGATCATGCTTTCCAAATTTCAGGAATATGAGACTACACTTTCAGGTCTGAACAGTGATGAACTATTGCTGCAAGCCTATCAGTTGGGAGAATTGTCTTTCCTGGAATATTATATGGAATTACAGTTTTATCGACAGGCTTATGATGCCATGCTGAACATGCAATACCAACTTCATATATCGCAAAATCAATTATTAAAACATCAATTGTAA
- a CDS encoding efflux RND transporter periplasmic adaptor subunit: MRYIIVLLSLVVISCQSTEEHGHAHDQEGGHSHAGEEKPSVDYTIWTDQTELFVEFPALVVGESSRFATHFTVLDGHQPVREGTVTVSLIKGNKGIRHSVDAPSSPGIFVPSLQPKESGIYQLIFELETPAYTDRIVLNDIPIFATAEEAEKVLAGEEENGNAITFLKEQAWKMEFQTAPVLKKEVYQTIPTSGIWKVAPSDYQTLVAPATGRVSFSSGVLTEGSPVKEGQVLMTVSSTGLTSNNLGAEIQKARADYEQAKSEYERKKELYESKIVPKSEFEQVEQKYQIAKTNYETLSSGYSGGGKQVTAPIGGFIKSIQAVNGGFANQGDALVTVTSHKSSLLEVQVSPKYSAELKNIRNIWYQPKEGAWSNLNEKGGKILSVDKEVEANQPLISVFAEVNEGVEMPEGSFTEAQLAVGSAMESLVIPVSCLMEDYGNYSVIVQLSGESFERRNVTLGKRNGSEVEIIKGLSFGEVVVTKGAYQVKMASMSGQAPAHGHAH; this comes from the coding sequence ATGCGGTATATAATAGTATTGCTTTCGTTGGTGGTGATTTCGTGCCAATCAACGGAAGAACATGGGCACGCTCATGACCAGGAGGGCGGTCATTCGCATGCGGGTGAAGAAAAACCTTCGGTAGATTATACAATCTGGACGGATCAAACAGAATTGTTTGTAGAGTTTCCTGCATTGGTGGTAGGTGAATCGAGTCGGTTTGCCACTCACTTTACGGTGCTGGATGGACATCAGCCCGTCAGGGAAGGGACTGTTACTGTCAGCCTGATAAAGGGTAATAAAGGTATTCGCCATTCAGTGGATGCACCTTCTTCTCCCGGGATCTTTGTACCATCCCTCCAACCAAAAGAATCCGGTATTTATCAATTGATATTCGAGTTGGAAACTCCTGCTTATACGGATAGGATTGTCCTGAACGACATTCCCATTTTTGCAACTGCTGAGGAGGCGGAAAAGGTTTTGGCTGGTGAGGAAGAAAATGGAAATGCCATTACCTTCCTAAAAGAGCAAGCCTGGAAAATGGAGTTTCAAACCGCTCCTGTGTTGAAAAAAGAAGTGTATCAAACCATTCCAACGTCTGGTATCTGGAAAGTAGCACCTTCGGATTATCAAACGCTGGTAGCTCCTGCAACGGGACGGGTGAGCTTTAGCTCAGGAGTCTTGACAGAAGGCAGTCCGGTGAAGGAAGGTCAGGTTTTGATGACCGTTAGCAGTACAGGGCTTACTTCCAACAACCTGGGTGCGGAGATTCAGAAAGCCAGGGCAGATTATGAGCAAGCTAAATCTGAATATGAGCGGAAAAAGGAATTGTACGAATCCAAGATTGTACCCAAATCAGAATTTGAGCAGGTTGAGCAAAAGTATCAGATAGCAAAAACCAACTATGAAACATTGAGTAGTGGTTACAGTGGCGGAGGCAAACAGGTCACCGCTCCTATAGGCGGATTCATAAAATCCATTCAGGCGGTAAATGGTGGTTTTGCCAATCAAGGGGATGCTTTGGTGACTGTAACAAGTCATAAGAGTAGTTTGCTTGAAGTACAGGTAAGCCCGAAGTACAGTGCTGAGCTTAAAAACATCAGAAACATCTGGTATCAACCTAAGGAGGGAGCATGGTCAAACCTGAATGAAAAGGGCGGAAAAATCCTTTCGGTGGATAAAGAAGTAGAGGCTAATCAACCTTTGATTTCTGTGTTCGCTGAAGTAAATGAAGGCGTGGAAATGCCGGAGGGCAGTTTCACAGAAGCTCAGTTGGCTGTTGGTAGTGCTATGGAAAGTTTGGTTATTCCTGTTTCCTGCTTGATGGAGGATTATGGTAACTATTCGGTGATCGTGCAACTATCGGGTGAAAGCTTTGAGCGCAGGAATGTGACCCTTGGCAAACGAAATGGCAGTGAAGTAGAAATAATCAAAGGGCTATCATTTGGAGAAGTAGTCGTCACCAAAGGAGCGTATCAGGTAAAAATGGCATCAATGTCCGGTCAGGCTCCTGCTCATGGACATGCTCATTAA